The Cydia pomonella isolate Wapato2018A chromosome 13, ilCydPomo1, whole genome shotgun sequence genome segment tcacccctcggcaaggtgccgtagatgctggcagcattaccccgctggattgcaatactaatgcgctgtgcgaggaagctgccagccctacggtccccaGTCGCATCCACAAGCCTCTAAATATATCTCTATTCATtccaaacattttttatttagaactaAATATTTGGAGCATATAGTTAAGTGATGTTAAGGCTTCACGTGTGTCGTTTGTACGGTGCAATGTTCAACTTTTTAGTAGTTATGGCTCTGCTTTTATCAGACTCTTTTATATTTAGCTATAGATAAAGACCAGattgttttttaaagtaaatattgacTCACGGCTCatttcgaactttaagatacctcaaaaatttcctaaagatacgatatggattggatgtcagtgtcaaaagtgacgtttcttcaaacaaaaatttcaattttgacactgatataatatatccgatccatatagtatttagacctaatatttgacgtaggTATCTTAAAATACGAATCGGGCCGTGGGTATCTGCAATTGGAGTAAATATATTAATACCAAATTAAGTCATCCTTTTTATCTCTTTTTATTAGACTggtaaaaatgtaataagttAAAACTTAAGCTAGAAACCTGGCGTCACTACGAGTTAATATTTAAGGCGACACCTTACCCTAGCACATAAATAAGGGACACCATTATTATTTCACGGGCGGGTTTATTTGGAAACGAAAAACGTGTCCGGTGTCAGGGGCGCTGACAGTGGATTATTTTGATATCGAATGGCTTTGGCTGTTTGAATAAGGGGGCATGTATATTGGCGATTATTGTTACACGTGTCAATGTATAAATGCTTGAACTCATTTATTAGTAGAAAACATTCAGTAGGGGATAACTGTCCGACgtgttatgtaaattatttcatttccatAAAATTAGTAATAAGCCCATTAATTATTTGATGATTTACAGTTAGACAAATGAAAAGTAATGTAAGAAATATGATACAGTGGAAGTTCTTAATAATAACgtgtttttaaagttttaccACCATATACCATTTTATTAAGCCGGCgctcggtttttttttatctcataGTTCATCGCTTTCACCTAGTatcctagtttattttagattgcTTTCTGTGCGTGCATTCACAAAACCATTGTTCCTTGAAGGGACCTAcccacctacctacctacctacctagccCTACCTggctacctacctacttaggtacctatGCACTACGTAGCTACGTGGTGTAGACGTATGTATTATTTCTTTATCGACTGGGGTTTTACTTTTTACGCTACAGTAATGTAGTGAATGGTGAATACGAGAGCATTTTTCAAACTCGTCATCATTGTGAGCGAAAGCAGAGGTCTCTGTTTCAGCTTGGCCAAAAATGCTGTATGTATGGTTGCAACCGATTGTCGAAAGCAGTGTTGAGGAGTTTGGAAaataatatagatttttttgtcgaatcagttttcagaaaaaaaagcaaaatggcggagccatgaGGGTTCGCGATTTCTACTGCTCACAGAACCACTTGTGGTAATAATTTCAGTCGAATGACGTCCACTGTTGGACATAGGTGACGGCACCAGATGAGTATGCTTCTCGGAGGAGTATCTGaattacaagttttttatgttatagggaaaagtttaaaatttacgcttccggcaggacttaacccgcgacctctgcAATCCGTCCATCGCTCTTAACCAACTATGGAACCAGATATGAGCAAATCTTTCCATCCCATACCTTATGTATACACGCCTTGGAATGgcgtaaatataaatatttgattaagATCATGTCCGTCAGTTTCCTCTTTCGCCagaagcagtttttttttctaatttcagTTTAATTTCGTTGAATGGAATGACCGATGTGGAAAACCTCTAATGACCTTTTCGCCAGATTCCGTTTTCGTCATGATTCATCAGTTCTCTCTTTGGGACggaaaaataaagatttatatatTCAGTTTAGATTTGTCAGGTATGACTGATGTGGAAAAATCTCCAAAGACCGTTTCGTCAGATTCTGCTTTCTTCATAATTCATCAGTTCCCGCTTTGGGACTTGGGAGAATAAAATAAAGATCCTAAGCCGATTAGTGATAATAGAGATAACCATGACCaataaaacacaattttaaaatatattttattgtacaatacaatacaaatactctttattgcacacagaaacaatacaaataatacaacacattaaGAACTTATAATATTGAACATCAAAAGGTCACCTatctttacaaaataataaaaaagttatttactcCACTTCAGTCATGGCTAGAAATAGATTTTATATCTTGCTATCTAGGTACTTCTTGTTTATGATTAATGATGACAAataattgtcatatttttactaCACATCATTACAATATCGGTTATGGTTAAAAGTGTAGAAACACGTTTTTTGCGGCCCTATCCTTATTTCTCGCTAACTAAGAAGTTTTATCGAAAGCGGAATCTGACGAACGAGTAATAACGAGAAGTGTTGTTTCGTCatcagttttaaaattatgacctATACGGAAAAAAATAAGAGATCTAACGAAAGAAGAAACTGAAGGACATgatcaaaatcaaatatttcTCCTTCCTTTCTTTCCTTCCTtcctttgataaaaaaaatcgcagacgtatctgcttaATGAAAATTGGTTTAGTATCTGAATTGTTTccaaataatacaatttatatttggaaacaattaacacttataatttataaatgtacTAGTATTCAGGTACAACGATCAGTATTTAACATTCTGCTCCTTCTTCAAAATTAGTTCGttacattgtttgttttttctGTGATCCTCATTTctgcgaacaaaaaagaaaatgtaagtattcattttttttttataaaatgaaagaaTGAACATTATACTGTCTAGACTTAGAACATGCCCCAGCCATACAAAAGAATGGTTTCAATTTTAAAGAAAGTTACCTATTGTCTGTTATTATATCATACCGTAAAATCGACCATGTTAGCAAAATAAACCGTTTATGAACATATTAACCTCCTATTTCAAGAGTTAAAGTCGTCAATGTAACTTGCtaatactttatcaaaaattccAACTTTAACTATATAATATGAAAGTGATTATAAACCAGATTATATATAGATTATAATAAGtgttttaataaacaaaaattataatgcAATTAGCTTCTATAAGTGCCCTGTATGTACGTTAAAATGTATTTTGGTTGTTTttcaaataagtatttttgtGGCAACCTAACCAGACTAAGTGTGTCGTTAGATTTTATGAAACTGAGCTAAATGTTATTATAACAAATTGTgttcattttgtttattattgccgtcatattaatgttatattcaccaactttattatttttgtttgatattgtCCCACCTGACTATAATCTGTCAATAGCTCCGTAGCTCTTGTAAATAGGTCGTGTAGTAGTGTTTGGCAAAGTGAACCATGGAATGAAATCAGCAGGCAGACCTGCAGAAAATGGCGATAAGCGGCTTGGTTGTGCGATACAAATTAACCCTTCGTGCGGTAAAATGCCTCGAAATGGATACTCTTCGACTACCGCGCATGCGGCGGCccccatttttaatattaaaaacttgcctcgaaaaattaatatattgcTTTGCCGCTCGATGGGTCAAGTAAATTAAAAGATTGCATTAAATAACGAGTCTAGAAACTCGACCTTTTTCCACATACAGAATATAAATAAGTGTTGTATAATAAACCAGAAATTAGCGATTCCATCCATTACCTATGCTCAGTGATTGTAAGTACTATTAAAGCAAGTTGAAAATTTTCCTTCAATTTACTCTACTAGTTTTATCGAtagagaaaatatttatttttttgggtAATCTCCAGTTTGCCCTACTAGTTGGAAAGCAGTAAACATACATTTTCTCTCTAATTTGCTCCACTAGTTACTACATGAACTACATATTTCttgatattaatttatgtaaatacCGTCTGTCCTACCTACTGCGATATCTCCCCCTCCGGGGACATGTGGAATATTTTATATAGTCAATTTCCAcgattatacatatttttccaCGTAACCCTACTAATTCATGCCAAAtggttttttaaaaatatctcGCCCATTTCCCTCGTGACTGGATTTTCAAATAACCTTACTAATCGGTTTGTTGGAGATTGCATTCTACAAATAAGAAACAAGATACCTACAATCGTAGAACATAGTGGACAGATTCAAATGTTGCTCGCAAAAGGCACTGCGAGTAGTATCATTATTTAGGTGTGGGGCTCTCACTTATCGGTGCCGAGATTCACggcgagtgtgtacagccgccATTAGAAATAATGCAAAAGCTGACTCAAAACTTTAAAAGCGTTAGCAAGAATTTACCGATATCCTTGTCTTCGGGTTCGTTCCATGGCTGCCTCTCGGACGTACTGAAGAGTACGAAGAAAAGATTTGTAGCAAAATAAACCGCTGATGCCACGAAGAATACCTTGCGCCACTCTGCCGGATCCGTCTGTATTCgaacattaatataaaatttaaaaaaagacataCCTTTAGGTTTAtcgtttttaaatgaataagtaaatagccaaaaaatattaataagttaTTATACTTTGATTGTTATTAGATGCTCgtcttttattaaaaactcTTTACGGGAAACAAATTTTCCATATTCTGCATCGACATAGTAGCAACAAAGTGTGGTGTGTCACTATAAACGTCAGGTTTCATACGAATTTGATGTTTTTGGTGGCACTGCCATACTGTATTACTGAAAAGTATACACAGAGCTTGAATTGGGCGGGCAACTGTCAGTTGCTTGggttttttacatttaaatatataaaataataaatatgtttgaaTGTAATGTCCAAAGAAACATtcgtaacaataaaaattacgaattataataataaaattaattaggttaggctttttataatgtgtttatataatttttgtatTGTCTTTGTAtgtgttgttatattttatttttaagtatattaatattaaaaaagttaacctggagattaaaaatgaataaagggaaaattaataaaatttacctCGTCATCAACAATAAGTCCGCAAACGAGAGGTGCAATGATAGAGATGATATTGGCCGCAAAATTTGTGATGCCCATCAGATTGGCGCTGAAATTGGGCGCCAAGTCGATATGGACCAACTGAAAAGATATAAcacttaatttaataagtacTAAGACCTAACAGTAACACTAGTAATTTACGTGACTGCTTTattatgcctaattatgtacagtcacaGATTTTAATTGTtcagccatttagggtttactttacattggatgtTTTATACCGTTAGTAGTACAGCCAAATTAGCTTAAACTTTGTCATCGtcatcatcatatatttaagttaggctcttgtcggtggagcgaTTTCCATGATTATCGATCCTTTTCCTTCTCCTTGACAGCCTGATACGAAACGACGTTGAGTTTTTTCTTTACTTGATCTATTTAGGTTCTCCTTGGTCTCCCCCTCCATCTTCTTGCCTCAACTTTCTTCAATTGTTCTTGATATATTCGTCGTGTCGTAGCAGGTGTCCAAGCATCTTTCCTCTTCTATTTTCTATGGTTCTCAACAAAATCCTCTTCTCTCCTACCATGCGTAAAACCTCTTCATTTGTTTTCTTCTCCATCCAACTAACTTTTGCCATTCGCCGCCAGCACCACATCTCAAAAGCCTCCAGCCTTTCCCTATCACGTTGCCTCATCGTCCACGTTTCGCTTCCGTATAGTGCTATGCTCCAGATGTACACTTTTATGAGCCTCTAATTGCGTATATTACCTGATATTCCGGCTTTagattttttgtgttaaaaGCTTTTTTAGCCACCGCTATTCTGTTGGTAATATCTTGTGTACATCTGGAGTCACTAGTAATTATGCtgcctaaatatttaaatgatttgACCAGGTATTCTTGTATGTATGCATGTGAAAACAGCTTGTCATGAAGTCACAGTTCTGTCTTTTTATCTGTGAATTATGTGAGGAATACTAACCATATACCCAGTGTATTGGCCAGCATTGATGCCAACAGCTACTGTAAGCATTATTACAGCCATGACCATATTACCAGCTGGCGAATACGACAACCCGATTAGAGCCAAAGCTGGACCCCACAAACCTgaaataagttaataatataaattaatatgttaTAAACTCCGATTACATAGCAAGTTAACGCAGGGTTGGCAGTGacgttttattaattttctccaTTGAATGCCCATAACGGTACCTAGGTTCATATATTTAacagtccccggcaagctcgaccgaatttcatcttcccatacaaaaacatCGTTCGTtcgtttcgttctcattttatttaaaactacgtattagattgtaatgaaactttccacatacaatgacatgaaaTATATGCTGAGATTAGTTTATATTGTTCCACcttatataaacaaaatattatagagtaaaaacaaattttgtatgcaaatcttaaattcgctgtaatTTTTCAACTATGTTATCTGAGGCTACATTAACTAATTACAGCCCTAGATATAACTTATCctattttaaatacaaagttTTAGGACAATCTAACTAGTCGTAATAAAATGACAGCgtaactaagtttgtatggagaacagaGCTTGTTAAACTACTTATAAGAACCAAGGAGGTTGTGTATAATCTGACACAAAGgcataacaatttatttaaattaatagctAGTTTCTATACCTTATATCACAGATATTATTATACTTCGTACCTCTAGTTATAGTACGTATAATTAGCTTTCAAATAGatacatttcataattttatacgAATACAAACAAGgattatgtaaaatttaatctTGGAAAAGAAACCCCTGGCTTATTTACGGTTAGATTATTGAATTTCGAGATAAACCAGGCTACAGTTTGTACTGGAATACTAATTGAAAATTGTGCGTTTAAAACAGCGTTTGCTCACAATTAAACCTTTTCATATTCAACCTTATGTTTTAGGAAAGAGATTATTAAATAGGAAATAAGTAACACTAAATTTGCGTCGCTTATAGTGCATACGGTGCATTTCCGTTAAATGTTTATGCAAACGATTTCTAATTTTGATGCTTGATTTCTTATGGGCTTGAAATGAAAAACGTAACTGGAATTTGATACTTTACGCGAAGCTCTCGTTAGCAGAATAAACTTGCAACAAAGCTAAATGCATCAAGGTAGAACTGAAATTTTGTGCTGGAAACTGGGAAAATGTGTCGGAGTTTACAAAAAATGCttataaaatggtaaaaaaatattggtagctCAGATAACATAGCAATGGGTTGGTAGCTCAGATGGTAGAGCAACCCAGTGTCGTGAGTTCAAGTgccacccaagacagtaaagttttccacttttaaattattataacgaCCGACGAtattgacaaccggtctggcctagtgggcactGACACTACTggacctgcctatgaagctgatggtcctgggttcgaatcccggtaagggcgtttatttatgtgatgagcacagatatttgttactgagtcatgagtgttttctatgtatttaagaatgtgtatattgtaggtttatatcgttgcctgagtacccacaacacggtcatatctgaaaatatcgatacgggcaaactaccaaaaatatatatacactaccttaGTATATGGCCAATAAGgtcttgtatacatatttttagcactttttccgtatagatattttcatcAGACTTTACTGTACaaggtttcttgagcttaccgtgggccttagtcaatctgtgtaagaataaATTTGTTCCACGAtttgaccactctgttgctGAGAAAATGTTTGCAGGGGTTATAATATGGTTAGGGGttgttaatgttattattagacagtttagatattaaattatattggtGGCCTCGCAGACGGGATGGAAtgacttataatatttatttacttattataagGTAAATTATATCATCGCAGAAGTTTCTGCTtgatgtaaaattaaaatgtttataagtacctacctatggaATTGGAAAGTTTTCTAGTATTAGAGACGCTGAGCCAATTGCGCCTGATGATGAGATCCGTCATGGCTCCCATTGGGAAGCTTAGTAAATACATCGCCAGGTACGGAAGAGCAGATAATATGccgttctgaaaaaaaaaaatattgattttattttaccgttgATCAACAAAATAACATCATTTGCCATTACTGCCGATTTATGAAACATTTAGTTCTTATTTTGCtcattcaatttatttacgtaatAGTATATacgttattaatttaaaattaagtacaaGAAACACATCCTGAATTTgcaaaaagtgtaataaaattaagtgCTGATGCTACATCTTATACGTATgttattgttgtttattttaaggtatctaaaatttagttttgttaTTCTCCACGACAGTGTGATAGTtcgtccagtacccctagtgtaaatttgatcgacatcataacgtgacgaacgcgtttgcgttaagtctcataatgtataggattttgagtttccaaaacgtcccgcttggcgcgctctttctaaatccaatacaaaatgagactaaacgcaaacgtgtacgtcacgtttcgaaatcgaatttatttacactaggggtactgagcttAGTAAAGGTAATGCTGTAATAATGTGGCTAATTTTTATaagattttcttttctttttcaatACTTATTTTTACTGGCTGATCTCAGAACCCCTAGtctaaatttattcgatatagTAACGTGAcggacgcgtttgcgttaagtctcattttgtatggaatttagaaacagcgcgtcaagcgggacgttttgggaACTCAAAATAAGTTGCTTTGAGACAAGTTCTTCCTAACCAAAAAATGAGAAAATAAAGTTTACGCAGCAATAGTATTTTACTGTTATAAAAACAGAAGAATTACAATTTTTAGATTGGATAATCTAAATCAGTCAATTACAAACATTACCTTCAGAGCACATTAAAGGATTAGATGTACGATATTTTTCTGTTTTCCTAAAGCTTACAAGCCGACCGAACCGAACCAGACCACCAATTCTCATTTACGTTCAACAAAGCTGGCCAACCAATCTCTTATTAGGCACCATTCAATTTGTCCATTGGTCTCCGAAAACAGTCGTGAATGGCCGTTGGAGTGCGGTTTTGTTAGTAGTTACCAAAGCCCGCGCCACGTTCAAAGCCTTTATTGATTGAAAGTGTTCTTTTTATTGGAATAACGTGTTTTATGAGATATGagggattatttatttaaaaaaaaaagtgcccaAAAATTATGTCAATTTTGTGATGCAATCGCTTAAAAGTAGAGGTATAAAAAATCTGTAGtcgaatacattttcatattttttacttgtGTAGATACAGTTAAAAATTAAGTTCTACTCACACTTTTCAAGTCAACGCCAAGTACTTTGGCCATGTACGTGGGTATTTCAGTCATCAGTGTGAAGAATCCCCAGTTTTGCCCACAGTGAGCGACTATCACCGCCCAGAAGGGAAGCGATGTCATTATCTTCAACCACGGGGTAGGGTGTTTCTAAAATGGAACACAAATAATTGATAGGTTTGTTTTATCCCAGCCAACATCAATCATAAAATCATACAAGCGTAAATGCATACTTACAATAGTAACTCTTAGCGGTAAAAGCTAGACATGGTAACAAGCGGTTAAGGGATTTTATTCCCCTTGTCTTTGTCCCACTTTTGTACCTTATTTTTACTGTAgtataataacatttaatatttgaaataacaAGTAGactaaactgaaataaatgtcatctaagtatttttgttttaatatttatttctgaaaatgatttaatttgttctaatacttctaataataAGTAGACTCCCGAAACCTCTGTTATTGTCGCAAAATAGGCGACTACCACTGACAACGGTTTAGGTACAtaattacaaaatgtatattGCCTTACCTCATGAGCTCCAACCCTTCCCAGCGACTTTTGGATATACTTTAGCTCCTCTTCCGATATAATCTTCGATTGTTCCGGAGAATTAGAACCGAGGAACAAATACAACGCTGTCCATATTGCCCCTAAGGTCCCGTTGACGTAGAAAATGGAGGCCCATCCGAGATACGTTGCCAAGAAACCGGCTGCTATTAGCTGAAGAGCAATACCCAGTTGAGCGcctggaagaaaaaaatatatgttatcgAAGATGATGAATTGCGTTTTGGTAGGCGCGACTCATTCCatggtttttattttgtaccGCTACGCAACTTGCACCTGATCCAGTAACCGTCACCAACTACTAGTATGTCGTATGGCAAGTTGTTAGAAACCCAAAGCTGCCTAGAGACAGTAGCGCATGCGGATATCTCGCGCGTAATTTAATTCATCCAATGTTagtagacgaccggtttggcctagtgggtagtgaccctgcctacgaagctgatggtcccgggttcaaatcctggtaagggcatttattcgtgtgacgagcatggatatttgttcttgagtcatgggtgttttctatgtatttaagtatttataaatatttatatattatatatatcgttgtctaagtaccctcaacacaagtcttattgagcttactgtgggacttagtcaatttgtgtaataatgtcctacaatatttatttattttattatgtatttatttagtaatagaAGTCGATCGATGAAGGTAGACATCTATGACGATCCGTTTTTCGTCGAGTTTTCTTTCgttgaaaattattattgattAGGTATATTAATGTTGAAAGCACTATTATATGCAGGGTATACCCCCGGCTAAAGTGGCCGTCAGACATGAGTTACACGTAAACATACCAGCATAAATAATAGTGCTTAGTAATCCCTTCTCCTCAAGAGGGATCCACTGCGCCACCAAATGGTGCATGGATGGGAATACGAAGGCCTGCGTCAGACCCTGGAGGACCCGGAACCCGCAAACCATTTGCCAGCCGCCCTGGAAGAACACTGAAGATTATACAAATCGGACGCCATTAGGATGCAATAAAAAAAGGAGCGGTGTTTTGCTTTAAAACAAAGCAAAATAAAGGACCTGACTAGATCTCTTACATCACGGTTGATTTCAGCGCTGTTTTCTGTTTAAAAGTTTAGTTAGTTTCTGATAAATAGCACCGAAtgttcaaataaaaagaaatctcAAATACACAACACAATTAATGTACCTACCCTATTTTGCCACCCTAGGAAAATTGAATAGTAAAACGAATTACTTATCGTATGTAAGAAAAAATTCCCTACCCTAATTGTAAGTGAAAATTAactttttcataattattaatcacataaaatgaaaaaagtaataactattttttgtttaattaaacgGTAAACAATACATATTCTAGAgaaagtacatttttttatcgtAACAATGATCAGAATGAAAAAGAACCTTTGCCATTTTCTATTTTAAAGTTTAACCTACACTTTCACCGAGTTGAGGTTTTTATCATGTTGATTtaaactttgttttgttttaggttAAATGTTAATTATACTATTCACAAAAAACTGTCATACAACGAATTATAATTGCTTCTTTAACAGATAAAAGTACTATTATAATAACAAACTGTGATAAAGATAGTCATGCTATTTTAGTAAATCTTATCTATTTTACGACCACTCTCTGACTTAAAGTCCATAAGGTTACCTTTGACTTTTAGttactttatatttatacgCACTATTATTATATCTCGTTCTTTTCAGTAATTGTCTTTTTGTAACTTACggtacataaacaaaaatattaaattatgaagtttaatataggtatattattataaaagtaaaacaaatttataatataaaaatatacccaTGGGCATAATGAACTACAAAAACACTATTACCGCCCGTGGATAAAACAGCGATTTCCATTTCAGtttgctggcatacaataacaccgtttacgagcaaatGTGccgaaaaataatttgaaacttTTCGTTGTCTGCACTAAAAAGATTAACACAAATATCACTAGTGCTGGTCGGAAATCAGTAGGTACCTAGCTTATCTTTTATTGAATGCCTATGCATTAACCCTATGGTTAATCGTAGtaacgtctcctgaatcattctGTAAAGGTCTTTCACCATACTAAGTAGTTTGGAAATACACCCTTTATTGTTAGAAAACAGTGCccaaagttttgtttttttttctacaaaagtGCATAATAATTAAATGCACGTTTTTGTAGTCAATTTGACACATTAGCTGGTAGAATGGATTTTTAAGCTTGCTACTTGTATgcaacaaataactattgtagaTAAGATAGTACATGGAACGGCAGTGACGCAACGAATATAAGTTATTTAAAACACTTACGTAAGTGGCTCCAATGGGTAACAGGAGTGACAGCGCCGAATTGACACTTATTGCTATAGCCATAAGCATCTTCCCTCCGAACCGACTAGCCAGTTCCCCAGCTGGGATCTGCAGCACCACATATCCCCAGAAGAAAGATGATAGGATCACAGACTGCTGCACATGGCTCCAATCgaaatactgaaataaaaacattattaaactaCAAGAAAATGGTAATATAAACAGACTATGAGACAGAAAAAAAGAGAAAAGAAGACCATGATTATCGCAAATGGCTGTTTTCGTGGGCTGTACAGGCTGTTCAGAGGTTACTGACATTTGAACTTTCATGTCAGAAACGCTTTTTATGTTCCTTTTTTAAATTCATGCATGAAACAACGATAAAGCAATCCTAATTTTAcgtttataatgtataaatagaagTAAAGTGTCAGTTTTCATACACACAATGCAATCCAAATAAATTGTATGAGGCACGCGGCGTTGGATTAATAGTAGGTACTTCTTGTTTCGTTTGTACTCGTATGATATTAACTCTTGGCATTACCACGTTAAAAACTAATCAAATGATTTTGAGGTTCCCTTTCTCAAAAATAAAGATGAAAAAATGagatgtatatatttaaatgtctGTTTACCCGTCCAAATGTTACACAGCCCCTTCTAAACTATACACTTAAGCATCGGCCACACCGAAACTTGACGCAGCGTATACGCAGTTATGTGTCATTTGAGTGCGTAAATAGAGCATCTCAACAACTTGAAATCAGCAGTGTGACTCGTCTTTTATTTCTTACAGTGCATTAACTAGTATGTGAACcaaacattttcttttacaatcAAAGTAATTCAATGAATAATTTAGCATTATCGAATTCTACTTCAATCTACAAGCCGCAAGTGATCAATCACGAAGTTTCAAACTAATAGGGATCTTAAGTAACACTATCCAGAGAACCTTTAAGTGAAGGGCTACCGTTTTTGTACTCATCAGTTGGTGCCACTGTAGATGTAGGTCCAGAAAAAGAAATCTCATATTTATCTTAtgcttatttttaaaatatcaataacaaaggtttaaatttgccgttttttcAACCTGATTTaatttgcatatattttagttggcacTTTTAAAAAACGGctaacatttattgaactataTTTAATGTTTACCATGATTAATC includes the following:
- the LOC133524084 gene encoding putative inorganic phosphate cotransporter isoform X2, whose translation is MGVNEENVRPKGLGVRHAQTALLFLAMLLAFTMRVNISIAIVGMTDKTSKEYFDWSHVQQSVILSSFFWGYVVLQIPAGELASRFGGKMLMAIAISVNSALSLLLPIGATYGGWQMVCGFRVLQGLTQAFVFPSMHHLVAQWIPLEEKGLLSTIIYAGAQLGIALQLIAAGFLATYLGWASIFYVNGTLGAIWTALYLFLGSNSPEQSKIISEEELKYIQKSLGRVGAHEKHPTPWLKIMTSLPFWAVIVAHCGQNWGFFTLMTEIPTYMAKVLGVDLKSNGILSALPYLAMYLLSFPMGAMTDLIIRRNWLSVSNTRKLSNSIGLWGPALALIGLSYSPAGNMVMAVIMLTVAVGINAGQYTGYMLVHIDLAPNFSANLMGITNFAANIISIIAPLVCGLIVDDETDPAEWRKVFFVASAVYFATNLFFVLFSTSERQPWNEPEDKDIEMRITEKTNNVTN
- the LOC133524084 gene encoding putative inorganic phosphate cotransporter isoform X1 — encoded protein: MGVNEENVRPKGLGVRHAQTALLFLAMLLAYTMRVNMSMAIVSMTDKTNENYFDWSHVQQSVILSSFFWGYVVLQIPAGELASRFGGKMLMAIAISVNSALSLLLPIGATYGGWQMVCGFRVLQGLTQAFVFPSMHHLVAQWIPLEEKGLLSTIIYAGAQLGIALQLIAAGFLATYLGWASIFYVNGTLGAIWTALYLFLGSNSPEQSKIISEEELKYIQKSLGRVGAHEKHPTPWLKIMTSLPFWAVIVAHCGQNWGFFTLMTEIPTYMAKVLGVDLKSNGILSALPYLAMYLLSFPMGAMTDLIIRRNWLSVSNTRKLSNSIGLWGPALALIGLSYSPAGNMVMAVIMLTVAVGINAGQYTGYMLVHIDLAPNFSANLMGITNFAANIISIIAPLVCGLIVDDETDPAEWRKVFFVASAVYFATNLFFVLFSTSERQPWNEPEDKDIEMRITEKTNNVTN